Proteins co-encoded in one Candidatus Manganitrophaceae bacterium genomic window:
- a CDS encoding chloride channel protein, whose amino-acid sequence MDPILKSSTTGGLPISPSLEPSLEAAHVPRRTTMVDRRVVQVTVVAILIALVAGVVAQGLTRLINLITQIAFYGRFVWTPASPADNQLGLFVLFVPIVGGILVGLMARYGSKSIRGHGIPEAMEQVLINQSRIPARMAFLKPISAAIAIGTGGPFGAEGPIIATGGALGSVVGQLLKTTADERKILLSAGAAAGMSATFGAPVSAVLLAIELLLFEFRPRSFIPVALASVTAAAVRMSFVGAAPAFAMPDLAQPTGAAIAIYIFLGGIVGVASVYITRAVYAIEDGFEHLPIHWMWWPAIGAVAVGVIGYAVPRTLGIGYDNIEQILSGQIAGAALITLFTFKFISWAVSLGSGTSGGTLAPLFTIGGGLGAALGSAILLVFPQLGVDVRIAALVGMAAIFAGASRALLASVVFAFETTLQPLGLLPLLGGCSAAYLVSSLLMKNTIMTEKIARRGVQVLTEYSVDSLAQTLVRDAASYPAVSLQAAMTVEEVRSWIALDLPERHHQGFPVVDEGAQLIGVLTRRDLLDPAIPVTRSLRELIKRPPAVVFEDHTLREAADLMVGENIGRLPVVSRSDRTKAVAILTRSDLLLAHRKRLEEAHQMQQSIRWRKEVTPSRSV is encoded by the coding sequence ATGGATCCGATATTGAAATCATCGACAACGGGAGGGCTGCCGATTTCCCCCTCACTTGAGCCCTCCCTCGAAGCGGCCCATGTCCCCCGCCGGACGACGATGGTCGACCGACGAGTCGTTCAGGTAACCGTCGTCGCGATCTTAATCGCGCTGGTCGCGGGGGTGGTGGCACAAGGTCTCACCCGTCTGATTAATCTGATCACCCAAATTGCCTTTTATGGTCGTTTTGTATGGACACCTGCCTCACCGGCGGACAATCAACTCGGCCTCTTTGTTCTCTTTGTTCCGATCGTCGGCGGGATCTTAGTCGGTCTGATGGCGCGTTACGGATCGAAGAGCATCCGCGGACATGGCATCCCCGAGGCGATGGAGCAGGTCCTGATCAATCAAAGCCGTATTCCGGCGCGGATGGCCTTTCTCAAACCGATTTCCGCCGCCATCGCGATCGGGACCGGCGGGCCGTTTGGAGCCGAAGGACCGATCATTGCAACCGGGGGTGCGCTCGGATCCGTGGTCGGCCAGTTGTTGAAGACGACGGCCGACGAACGGAAGATTCTTTTATCGGCCGGCGCGGCGGCCGGGATGTCGGCGACCTTCGGCGCCCCGGTCTCCGCCGTCTTGCTGGCGATTGAGCTGCTATTGTTTGAGTTTCGCCCCCGCTCCTTTATTCCGGTCGCTCTGGCAAGCGTCACCGCGGCGGCGGTTCGAATGAGTTTCGTCGGTGCGGCGCCCGCCTTTGCCATGCCTGATTTGGCCCAGCCGACCGGCGCCGCAATTGCCATTTATATTTTCCTGGGAGGGATCGTCGGCGTCGCCTCGGTCTATATTACCCGTGCGGTCTATGCCATTGAAGATGGATTTGAGCACCTCCCGATTCATTGGATGTGGTGGCCCGCGATCGGTGCGGTGGCCGTGGGCGTCATCGGATATGCGGTCCCCCGCACCCTCGGAATCGGGTATGACAATATCGAGCAGATCCTTTCGGGTCAGATCGCCGGCGCCGCGCTGATCACGCTCTTTACATTTAAATTTATTTCGTGGGCGGTCTCGCTTGGAAGCGGGACCTCCGGCGGAACCCTCGCCCCTCTCTTTACGATTGGGGGAGGCCTCGGCGCGGCGCTGGGGAGCGCGATCCTTCTCGTTTTTCCTCAGCTGGGGGTCGACGTACGAATCGCGGCGCTGGTTGGGATGGCGGCGATTTTTGCAGGGGCCTCCCGGGCGCTGTTGGCCTCGGTCGTTTTTGCCTTCGAGACCACTCTTCAGCCGCTCGGCCTTCTTCCGCTTCTCGGCGGATGCAGCGCCGCCTATTTGGTGTCGAGCCTGCTGATGAAGAATACGATCATGACCGAGAAGATCGCCCGGCGCGGGGTGCAGGTTTTAACCGAATACTCGGTTGATTCTCTGGCGCAGACGCTGGTCCGGGACGCCGCGTCGTACCCGGCCGTGTCGCTTCAAGCCGCGATGACGGTCGAGGAAGTTCGTTCCTGGATCGCTTTAGATCTCCCCGAAAGGCATCATCAAGGCTTTCCGGTCGTCGATGAAGGAGCGCAACTCATCGGCGTCTTGACCCGACGGGATCTGTTGGATCCCGCTATTCCGGTGACGCGTTCGCTGAGAGAGCTCATCAAGCGACCGCCGGCGGTCGTCTTTGAAGATCACACCCTTCGTGAAGCGGCCGACCTGATGGTGGGAGAAAACATCGGGCGGCTCCCTGTGGTCAGCCGATCCGACCGAACCAAAGCGGTCGCCATACTCACCCGAAGCGACCTTCTCCTGGCGCACCGCAAACGACTTGAGGAGGCGCATCAGATGCAGCAGAGCATCCGCTGGCGAAAAGAGGTAACCCCTTCGAGATCTGTTTGA